In one window of Pristiophorus japonicus isolate sPriJap1 chromosome 9, sPriJap1.hap1, whole genome shotgun sequence DNA:
- the LOC139272889 gene encoding zinc finger protein 235-like, protein MSDERHKDTHITEKPWECGDCGKGFNCPSELETHRRRHTGERPFTCPVCGKGFIRSAHLLSHQRVHTNERPFKCSDCGNSFKTSRELNQHQRVHTGERPFSCSYCEKRFRQSSNLTEHQRVHTGEKPFICSVCGKGFTCSSRLTEHQRVHTGERPFICSICGKGFVKSSHQLRHQRVHSGERPFICSVCGKGFARSSILTEHQRVHTGERPFTCSMCGMEFARSCQLTAHQPVHTGEKHFTCSVCGKACTRSSQLTEHQLVHTNKRPFKCPDCEKSFKSRKDLMTHQRTHTGERPFTCSECGKRFTRSFNLLAHQRTHTAEMPFTCSECGKGFIQSSHLLRHQ, encoded by the exons ATGTCGGATGA gagacacaaggacacccacatcacggagaaaccatgggaatgcggagattgtgggaagggattcaattgcccctctgagctggaaactcatcgacgtcgtcacaccggggagaggccgttcacctgccctgtgtgtgggaagggattcattcgttcAGCTCACCTTctatcacaccagcgagttcacacgaatgagagaccttttaaatgctctgactgtgggaacagcTTTAAAACCTCTCGTGAACTAAAtcaacaccaacgagttcacactggggagaggccgttcagttgCTCTTACTGCGAGAAGAGGTTCAGGCAGTCATCCAACCTCACtgagcaccagcgagttcacactggggagaaaccattcatctgctccgtgtgtgggaagggattcacttgttcttcacgcctcactgaacaccagcgagttcatactggggagagaccattcatctgctccatatgtgggaaagggtttgttaaaTCATCTCAtcagctgagacaccagcgagttcacagcggggagaggccgttcatctgctctgtgtgtgggaagggattcgctcgttcATCcatcctcactgaacaccagcgagttcacaccggggaaagGCCGTTCACGTGTTCCATGTGTGGTATGGAATTCGCTCGTTCATGCCAGCTCACTGCACACCAACCtgttcacaccggggagaaacattttacctgttctgtgtgtgggaaggcatgCACTCGTTCATCCCAGCTCActgaacaccaacttgttcacaccaataagagaccgtttaaatgtcctgactgtgagaagagctttaaaagcagaaaggaTCTGATgacacaccaacgcactcacactggggagaggccgttcacctgttctgagtgtgggaagagattcactcgttcattcaacctgctggcacaccaacgcactcacactgcagagatgccgttcacctgctctgagtgtgggaagggattcattcagtcgtcCCATCtactgagacaccagtga